DNA from Coleofasciculaceae cyanobacterium:
AAATATTCTTCTGCGGTACTTCCTTTGACTGTTGCCACTCTTTTGCCGTTAAGATCTTCCAATCCCTGAACAGAACTTTCTAGCTGCTGTACTGTTAAAGCCGAACTGACTGAAGCAGTAAAATAAGAGACTAACAAGACTCCTGTAAACATCCAGATAGTTGCAACTATTCTACCTGCAACACCAATAGGGGCTTTATCTCCATAACCAACAGTGACTACGGTTACCACAGACCACCAGCAGGCTTCCCATATTCCCTTGAAATATTCTTGGGGGAACATTTCAGGGTTGTTTTTCCGCTCAAAAAACCAAATTAAATGAGCAGAAATGCTAATTACTATTAGCAACACCCCGATAGTTTTCAGTAAAATCGGCGAAAAAATCAGCCAAAGAAAAGTGTTAACGGGAGAAGGTTCAGAATGTATAGGAACTAATATTTGCAATCCCGATTCAAAAAAAGAATGAGAGAAGTCTACGATTTTCTCTCGTTCAGAAGTGATCGTAATACCTGCTAGCGCAATATCAGTATTACCCGAACTTACTGATTCTAAAAGATCTGTAACCGTTTTTTCACCATATAACTCATATTCTAATTCTAGTTCTTCAGCTATTTCTCCCCAAAGCTCGATACTAAAACCAATGTATTCACCATCCTGTACAAAAGCAAAAGGTGCAAAAGGTTTTGTACCGACTCTCAAAATTTCAGATAATACAGGTGTT
Protein-coding regions in this window:
- a CDS encoding transporter substrate-binding domain-containing protein, whose protein sequence is MFNRLSQCNNIACWSLSGLISSFLVFIIQTPVLSEILRVGTKPFAPFAFVQDGEYIGFSIELWGEIAEELELEYELYGEKTVTDLLESVSSGNTDIALAGITITSEREKIVDFSHSFFESGLQILVPIHSEPSPVNTFLWLIFSPILLKTIGVLLIVISISAHLIWFFERKNNPEMFPQEYFKGIWEACWWSVVTVVTVGYGDKAPIGVAGRIVATIWMFTGVLLVSYFTASVSSALTVQQLESSVQGLEDLNGKRVATVKGSTAEEYLANRPMKKIEYELIEDAFQSLEELKVDAVVYDAPVLQNYAARDGVGKAKVVGSTFERQSYGIALKTNSPYREEINQAILSIVESGAYDEIYKKWFGETE